A single region of the Coraliomargarita parva genome encodes:
- a CDS encoding sulfatase-like hydrolase/transferase, with the protein MSKPHNLIYIVADQWRGDCLGLYRNQHPVMTPHLNQLAGEGVHFPHAYADCPICMPQRMTMLTGQSGSQLRCVKNFNERTAPQIVSSQTLPARLAREAGYQTKAIGKMHFAAHRARYGFEHVSLHPDDYLWWLEDVGQGGTFRGHGLGGNEVYPTAATTEERYYHTTWIVDQAIRYLEQRDPEQPFFLFIIFEAPHSPFDPPPPYDRMYDNFTIPDPAIGDWREDGYPATFTARRYMSKCDYLQPEAIREARRRYYGQMSQIDYQLGRFFGALKSQGLDRDTAIAFTSDHGECLGDHGIFAKHCFLESAARVPFILRLPAEARDRLEANASGTPVLTADLCPTFLDLAGVETDPQSDGRSLLRPLERKYIFGETPESAMAVGNGFKYVYYATGGIEQLFNTKQDPDDIRNLAGKDTYAAMQSELKAALATYLEKNGSPLIEDGAFVSRPVEIDPVQLRRNNPAACRGPMYGGDGY; encoded by the coding sequence ATGTCCAAACCTCACAATCTGATCTACATCGTTGCCGACCAATGGCGTGGCGACTGCCTCGGTCTCTACCGGAACCAGCATCCGGTCATGACCCCGCACTTGAATCAACTCGCGGGGGAAGGCGTCCATTTCCCCCATGCCTATGCGGACTGCCCCATTTGTATGCCCCAGCGCATGACGATGTTGACCGGCCAAAGCGGCTCGCAGCTCCGCTGTGTCAAGAACTTCAACGAACGCACGGCCCCCCAGATCGTCTCATCTCAAACCCTGCCGGCCCGACTCGCCCGTGAAGCGGGCTACCAGACCAAGGCCATCGGGAAAATGCACTTCGCGGCGCACCGCGCCCGTTACGGCTTCGAACACGTCAGCCTGCACCCCGACGATTACCTCTGGTGGCTGGAGGATGTAGGCCAGGGCGGCACCTTCCGCGGTCATGGCTTGGGAGGCAATGAAGTCTATCCGACGGCAGCCACCACCGAGGAACGCTACTACCATACCACCTGGATCGTCGATCAGGCCATCCGTTACCTGGAACAGCGCGATCCGGAGCAGCCCTTTTTCCTCTTCATCATTTTCGAAGCCCCGCACAGCCCCTTCGATCCCCCGCCCCCCTACGACCGGATGTATGACAATTTCACGATCCCCGATCCGGCCATCGGCGACTGGCGTGAGGACGGCTATCCCGCAACTTTCACCGCCAGGCGATACATGTCGAAATGCGACTACCTGCAGCCCGAAGCGATCCGTGAAGCAAGACGGCGCTACTACGGACAAATGTCGCAGATCGACTACCAGCTCGGCCGTTTCTTCGGGGCCCTCAAATCACAGGGACTCGACCGCGACACTGCGATCGCCTTTACCTCCGACCACGGGGAATGCCTGGGCGATCATGGCATTTTCGCCAAGCATTGCTTCCTCGAATCGGCAGCGAGGGTCCCTTTCATCCTGCGCCTCCCCGCCGAGGCGAGGGATCGCCTCGAAGCCAACGCCTCCGGCACCCCGGTCCTGACCGCCGACCTCTGCCCCACTTTTCTGGACCTGGCCGGAGTCGAAACCGACCCGCAATCGGACGGCCGTTCCCTGCTGCGCCCGCTGGAGCGCAAGTATATCTTCGGGGAAACCCCGGAAAGCGCCATGGCGGTCGGAAACGGCTTCAAGTATGTCTATTATGCGACCGGCGGCATCGAGCAACTATTCAACACCAAGCAGGACCCGGACGACATTCGCAATCTCGCGGGCAAAGACACGTATGCGGCCATGCAATCCGAACTCAAGGCCGCTCTGGCCACTTACCTCGAAAAGAACGGCAGTCCGTTAATCGAAGACGGGGCTTTCGTTTCCCGACCGGTCGAGATTGATCCGGTGCAATTGCGCCGCAACAATCCGGCCGCCTGCCGGGGACCGATGTACGGAGGCGACGGCTACTAG
- a CDS encoding LamG-like jellyroll fold domain-containing protein, protein MKKLIVSSALFAALSFAFNLSAQTLLSQYTLDGIATDSGSVGADGALFGAASYINNAPGIYSQSLDVTGAANSYLEANVGNAYEGLTQMTVTVWVNLQGTPSSNDRLVSNLTTSDGGSTYDGFDLRISNSNNPSSFQANFNVDAATGPAASTSSYNANNTWSFIAVVYDGTLGSNQVSFYSGSESANVGYLNSSTEGGGGLDLSSILRIGSTAASGSDRTPPAYFSDVRVYDGLLDLGQLESVRSSAIPEPASVALVFGSCVFLYGLFRRRRF, encoded by the coding sequence ATGAAGAAGCTCATCGTCTCCTCGGCTCTGTTTGCTGCATTGTCGTTCGCTTTCAACTTATCAGCTCAAACTTTACTGTCCCAATATACGCTGGACGGAATCGCAACGGATAGCGGTAGCGTGGGGGCGGATGGCGCCCTCTTTGGCGCTGCGTCTTATATCAATAATGCGCCTGGAATTTACAGCCAGTCGCTGGATGTTACCGGTGCGGCAAATAGCTATTTGGAGGCAAATGTCGGGAATGCCTACGAAGGCCTGACTCAAATGACAGTGACCGTGTGGGTCAACCTGCAGGGGACACCCTCGTCGAATGACCGCCTGGTATCTAATTTGACCACTTCGGATGGTGGTTCGACCTACGACGGGTTTGATCTGAGAATCAGTAATAGTAACAACCCGTCGTCGTTTCAGGCGAATTTCAACGTAGATGCCGCAACCGGTCCGGCAGCTTCGACCAGCAGTTACAACGCAAACAATACTTGGTCGTTTATTGCAGTTGTTTACGATGGTACGCTTGGTTCGAATCAGGTGTCCTTCTACTCCGGCAGCGAGAGTGCCAACGTAGGTTACCTTAACAGTAGTACTGAGGGCGGTGGCGGCTTGGACCTGAGTTCCATTCTGCGTATTGGTTCGACTGCGGCCTCCGGTTCAGATCGTACGCCGCCTGCTTACTTTAGCGATGTGCGTGTCTATGATGGTTTGCTGGATCTAGGTCAGCTGGAGTCCGTGCGCAGCAGTGCAATCCCAGAACCTGCCAGTGTGGCGCTCGTATTCGGGAGTTGCGTCTTCTTGTACGGACTTTTCCGCCGGAGACGCTTCTAG
- a CDS encoding PEP-CTERM sorting domain-containing protein, translated as MKNYQKIILCALALTASAVATHADTIAFYGFENVFTSSDSEANTIASAVTWGGGLNPATPVFSGTSFGGSRSLAPQDLTESSAADAVTAGDYLEFTIELGTDVELSLTELTVALQRSNDPGSASDWFVRTSLDGFIADVGSVNPTTTFAEYSIDLSDAAFQNISSDLTFRLYAYGGASSSSSLRHDNLTLLGTVSAIPEPAMTGLLMMGASALCVLAIRRRRPGN; from the coding sequence ATGAAAAACTATCAAAAAATCATTCTCTGCGCACTCGCCCTCACCGCTTCGGCCGTCGCCACACATGCGGACACGATCGCCTTCTACGGGTTTGAAAATGTATTCACCTCGTCCGACTCGGAAGCCAACACGATCGCCTCTGCAGTAACATGGGGCGGCGGGCTAAATCCAGCCACCCCGGTCTTTTCGGGCACCAGCTTTGGCGGTAGCCGATCCTTGGCACCGCAAGATTTGACGGAAAGCTCAGCCGCCGACGCGGTTACGGCTGGCGACTACCTCGAATTCACAATCGAACTCGGCACCGACGTTGAACTGAGCCTGACCGAGTTGACTGTCGCCCTGCAACGCAGCAATGACCCGGGCAGCGCCAGCGACTGGTTTGTACGCACCAGCTTGGACGGCTTCATCGCCGACGTCGGATCTGTAAATCCGACAACAACCTTCGCCGAGTACAGCATCGACCTGAGCGACGCGGCTTTCCAAAACATTTCCTCCGATCTCACATTCCGACTCTACGCCTACGGTGGCGCCTCGTCGAGTTCCTCCCTCCGCCATGACAACCTGACCTTGCTCGGAACCGTCTCCGCGATCCCAGAACCCGCTATGACCGGGCTCTTGATGATGGGCGCGTCCGCGCTTTGCGTGCTGGCCATCCGCCGCCGGCGTCCAGGCAACTAG
- a CDS encoding helix-turn-helix transcriptional regulator, whose amino-acid sequence MFYDIVPVDVEHSKLAIPLSDWASLTCSLIWIYDDEVPAFGYHREVVANQESVVWLIRDGAAQVRSAGKEWNLRAGDWFFLPDHDYWQDFSPQARLLSIRFKANWITGVPLFRHGDGFSLKAEAHHRLETVAVALNRFFKRTLPRTDGYLRATSATTDQYLHLQQRLMTWLQVYAETLMSVGLQPTRLSPVDPRMLRVARDLDNWPLSVPLDEVQLAAQANLGDRQLSRLFQQEFGMTPSRYFNGRKLKSARSALEAHERNIKEIAYSLGFKSLSHFSTWFRKQTGRSPRAYRKNHYEYHPRGRPVSAEKG is encoded by the coding sequence ATGTTTTACGACATCGTGCCCGTTGATGTCGAACATTCCAAACTTGCGATTCCGTTGTCCGACTGGGCCAGTCTGACTTGTTCGTTGATCTGGATTTACGACGACGAAGTGCCAGCTTTCGGCTATCATCGGGAGGTTGTCGCGAATCAGGAAAGCGTGGTCTGGTTGATCCGCGATGGGGCAGCTCAAGTGCGTAGTGCGGGGAAGGAATGGAATTTGAGGGCGGGGGATTGGTTCTTTCTTCCGGATCACGACTACTGGCAGGATTTTTCCCCTCAGGCCCGTTTGCTCTCGATCCGTTTCAAGGCCAACTGGATTACCGGGGTGCCTCTATTCCGGCATGGCGACGGTTTCAGTTTGAAAGCGGAAGCGCATCACCGTCTGGAAACCGTGGCGGTGGCCCTGAACCGTTTTTTCAAACGGACGTTGCCACGGACGGACGGCTATCTGCGGGCGACTTCGGCGACGACGGACCAGTACCTGCATTTGCAGCAGCGCTTGATGACGTGGTTGCAGGTCTATGCGGAAACGCTCATGTCCGTGGGGCTTCAGCCGACGCGCTTGAGTCCGGTTGACCCTCGCATGCTACGTGTGGCACGGGATCTCGATAACTGGCCGTTGTCGGTCCCTCTGGATGAAGTTCAGCTGGCAGCACAGGCGAATCTCGGAGATCGGCAACTTTCCCGTCTATTCCAGCAGGAATTCGGGATGACTCCGAGCCGGTATTTTAACGGTCGCAAACTGAAATCCGCCCGAAGCGCCTTGGAGGCGCATGAAAGGAACATCAAGGAGATCGCGTACTCGCTCGGCTTTAAGTCGCTTTCCCACTTCTCGACCTGGTTCCGGAAGCAAACCGGTCGGTCTCCTCGTGCGTATCGAAAAAATCACTACGAATATCACCCTCGTGGGCGCCCGGTCTCGGCGGAGAAGGGCTAG